A part of Methanobacterium formicicum genomic DNA contains:
- a CDS encoding heparan-alpha-glucosaminide N-acetyltransferase, which produces MDLNQRFWEIDVIRGLAIVMMVTYHLLFDMAFFGVYTLDVSTGILWWLARLTAFMFLFLVGVSLVLSHTRAELKGQNQERSGFFFKYLKRGVKIFLLGILITMVTWIFIPQDFIVFGVLHFIGIAIILEYPFLNKKYLNLILGILFIILGLILAQFTVSYPWLLWLGLKPLGFITVDYFPLLPWLGVVSLGLFAGKTLYQGYKRKFRLPDLSKNHFTLLFSFLGRHSLLIYLLHQPLIILVLYLLGVLDLGNLFYFLN; this is translated from the coding sequence ATGGATCTTAACCAACGTTTCTGGGAAATAGATGTCATACGTGGCCTGGCCATAGTGATGATGGTGACCTATCATCTACTCTTTGATATGGCTTTTTTTGGAGTTTACACCCTGGATGTTTCCACAGGAATTCTGTGGTGGTTGGCCAGACTAACCGCCTTCATGTTCCTGTTCCTGGTGGGAGTTTCCCTGGTCCTGAGTCACACCCGCGCCGAGCTCAAGGGACAAAACCAGGAAAGAAGTGGGTTTTTCTTCAAATATCTAAAAAGGGGGGTTAAAATATTTTTATTGGGGATTTTAATCACCATGGTAACCTGGATATTCATACCCCAAGATTTTATAGTTTTTGGAGTCCTGCATTTCATTGGAATAGCCATAATCCTGGAATATCCCTTTTTAAACAAAAAATACCTTAATTTAATCCTGGGAATTCTCTTCATAATTTTAGGCTTAATATTGGCCCAGTTCACGGTCAGCTACCCCTGGCTTTTATGGTTGGGCTTGAAACCCCTGGGATTCATCACTGTGGATTACTTCCCCCTACTCCCCTGGTTGGGTGTAGTTTCCCTGGGATTATTCGCGGGAAAAACACTTTACCAAGGTTATAAAAGGAAATTTCGCCTGCCAGACCTTTCAAAAAACCATTTCACCCTGCTGTTCAGTTTCCTGGGACGACATTCCCTGCTGATCTATCTCCTGCACCAACCACTTATCATACTGGTACTGTACCTCCTGGGAGTACTGGATCTGGGGAATTTATTTTATTTTCTAAACTAG